One Nitrospiraceae bacterium DNA segment encodes these proteins:
- a CDS encoding PilW family protein: protein MMMRREEGFSLVELLITMVIFVFAIAAASSVFTGLLTQFKQQSKIVETNIEGAVGLEFLVYDLQSAGYGLPWANLPAYAEATGDPGGLNDASGSAPKGINSANSWDIVNGSDRLTIKAANVCNNTACKKWTNVRMNNVVRVWTPAFERLENNNRVIVIDPGVSGATMKTLIQSGAAFFTLYNNDTLSDPDFVPTSQNDAYLVYGIDDNTNLLRPFNRADYFISYANVPARCAPGTGVLLKAVLNQGNGNFNNTPILDCVADMQVSFRLDTDGDGIPDTSTNALAGLANASDIRSQVKEVRVYILAHEGQMDTNYTHPVGTIQVGETVGLGQNFVLGANRMNYRWKIYTIFVKTENLQ from the coding sequence ATGATGATGAGGAGAGAAGAAGGATTTAGTCTAGTAGAGCTTCTCATTACAATGGTTATATTTGTTTTTGCTATTGCTGCGGCTTCAAGTGTTTTTACTGGTCTTTTGACCCAGTTCAAGCAGCAAAGCAAGATTGTCGAAACTAATATTGAAGGCGCTGTTGGACTTGAGTTCCTTGTATATGATCTTCAGTCAGCCGGATACGGGCTTCCATGGGCTAATCTTCCGGCTTACGCAGAAGCTACCGGAGATCCAGGAGGGCTTAATGACGCATCTGGCAGTGCACCGAAAGGAATAAATAGCGCCAATTCTTGGGATATTGTGAATGGTTCAGACAGGCTTACTATAAAAGCAGCAAATGTTTGCAATAACACTGCATGCAAGAAGTGGACGAATGTCAGGATGAATAATGTTGTTAGAGTATGGACTCCTGCTTTTGAAAGACTTGAGAACAATAACAGGGTTATTGTTATAGACCCTGGAGTTTCAGGAGCTACTATGAAAACTCTGATACAGAGTGGTGCGGCATTTTTTACTTTATATAATAATGATACTCTTAGTGATCCAGATTTTGTTCCTACAAGCCAGAACGATGCTTATTTAGTTTATGGCATTGATGATAACACAAATCTTTTAAGACCATTCAACAGGGCAGATTATTTTATATCCTATGCTAATGTTCCTGCTAGATGTGCTCCGGGCACGGGTGTTCTTCTGAAGGCAGTGTTGAATCAGGGCAATGGGAATTTTAATAATACGCCGATCCTTGATTGTGTGGCCGATATGCAGGTGAGCTTTAGGCTGGATACGGATGGAGATGGAATTCCCGATACTTCAACCAATGCCTTGGCGGGATTAGCGAATGCTTCTGATATTAGAAGCCAGGTAAAAGAAGTCAGAGTTTATATACTTGCGCACGAAGGCCAGATGGATACAAATTACACACATCCGGTTGGCACTATACAGGTAGGTGAAACTGTTGGGCTCGGTCAAAACTTTGTGCTGGGGGCAAATAGGATGAACTACCGATGGAAAATATATACTATCTTTGTAAAAACAGAGAATTTACAATGA
- a CDS encoding putative Ig domain-containing protein, translated as MLINLFRNIVYIVIFISLLSCTSDKPAGSLTPEGEKTKKTQRNYSIEITPFEADKNTILNLAIYGYNLTEAKVDVIEWFVNETADASSSQYQFNPVNAKRGDNISAKVVINGSPLFSNIVTIKNALPIITGVDIRPDIVNGTPTLAVQASFSDADEDAVSLKYKWTVNGEYAGEDKKVNAVLKRGDKISVQITPFDGESYGKTVVIDREIYNMPPMIAENKEYEYNGRIFKHQVKASDPDNDKLTYEIKDSPEGMTINPDTGLILWTVPSGFSGDVSTTVIVKDGNGGVVSNNLFFRIKLTR; from the coding sequence ATGCTTATTAATTTATTCAGAAACATAGTTTATATTGTTATTTTTATTTCATTATTATCCTGCACATCTGATAAACCAGCTGGTTCGTTAACTCCAGAGGGCGAAAAGACAAAAAAAACTCAAAGAAATTACTCAATAGAGATAACTCCTTTTGAAGCAGACAAAAACACTATTTTGAATTTGGCTATATATGGATATAATTTGACTGAGGCTAAGGTTGATGTTATTGAATGGTTTGTAAATGAAACTGCTGATGCATCATCATCGCAATATCAGTTTAATCCAGTCAATGCTAAAAGAGGGGATAATATAAGTGCAAAAGTTGTGATTAATGGTAGCCCCCTTTTTTCAAACATTGTAACAATAAAAAATGCTTTACCTATAATTACAGGTGTAGATATTCGCCCAGATATTGTAAATGGAACTCCTACGCTTGCAGTTCAAGCTTCTTTTTCTGATGCGGATGAAGATGCGGTAAGCTTAAAATATAAGTGGACAGTTAATGGAGAATATGCAGGCGAAGACAAGAAAGTTAATGCGGTTCTAAAACGCGGAGACAAAATTTCTGTGCAAATAACTCCCTTTGATGGTGAAAGTTATGGCAAAACTGTTGTTATAGATCGTGAAATTTACAACATGCCTCCAATGATAGCTGAAAATAAAGAATATGAATATAATGGAAGAATTTTCAAACATCAGGTCAAGGCTTCTGATCCAGATAACGATAAACTAACTTATGAGATAAAAGATTCTCCCGAAGGGATGACAATCAATCCAGATACGGGTTTGATTTTATGGACTGTCCCCAGCGGATTTTCCGGTGATGTTTCGACCACAGTAATTGTTAAAGACGGGAATGGAGGAGTAGTTTCTAATAATTTATTTTTTAGAATTAAGTTAACACGTTAG
- a CDS encoding prepilin-type N-terminal cleavage/methylation domain-containing protein has product MKDNKGITLIEVIVVVAIIAILIIALGFSFQGWIGKYRVESEIKTLYIDMMNARGRAMNRSRMHFINFPTATSYEIFEDTNPAPDGNITLETANDTRVPGFAAAKTVLHPITWAGGVINIDRNGVTRPTVGALGGTICIFTDGPDADTDSDFDPDYDCIVISPTRIRMGKISTQNTAGGLCDDNNCILR; this is encoded by the coding sequence ATGAAAGACAATAAAGGCATAACACTTATAGAGGTTATTGTTGTAGTGGCAATAATTGCCATTCTTATTATAGCGCTTGGGTTTTCATTTCAGGGATGGATAGGAAAATACAGGGTGGAAAGCGAAATAAAAACTCTTTATATTGATATGATGAATGCACGGGGAAGAGCCATGAACAGAAGCAGAATGCATTTTATTAACTTTCCCACTGCAACATCATATGAGATATTTGAAGACACTAACCCTGCGCCCGACGGCAATATAACACTAGAAACAGCTAATGACACAAGGGTACCCGGATTTGCTGCAGCAAAAACAGTTCTTCACCCAATAACTTGGGCAGGCGGTGTTATTAATATAGATCGAAATGGTGTAACCAGGCCAACAGTAGGTGCGCTTGGCGGCACTATTTGTATTTTTACTGATGGGCCTGATGCAGATACAGATTCTGATTTTGATCCTGATTACGATTGCATTGTGATATCTCCAACAAGAATACGTATGGGAAAAATCTCAACGCAAAATACTGCAGGAGGACTTTGCGATGACAACAACTGTATCCTGCGTTAA
- a CDS encoding prepilin-type N-terminal cleavage/methylation domain-containing protein: MTTTVSCVKNRGFSLVEVMIALVIFLFVFLALMQTALVSIDSNTRNLLRDEAVGIADARMVQLRNLAFTDAALTQNWPAGAVEAGIPSNARNLGNIIFTPRRTIRDLNVRNKQITVTVTWTWKNENYTHNISTIIRSPQ, from the coding sequence ATGACAACAACTGTATCCTGCGTTAAAAACAGGGGCTTCAGTCTGGTCGAAGTAATGATAGCTCTGGTTATTTTTCTTTTTGTTTTCCTTGCTCTAATGCAGACGGCTCTTGTGAGCATCGATTCTAATACCAGAAATTTGCTCAGGGATGAGGCAGTTGGAATCGCAGATGCAAGGATGGTGCAGCTCAGGAATCTGGCATTTACAGATGCTGCGCTTACTCAAAATTGGCCTGCCGGCGCTGTTGAAGCAGGGATACCAAGCAATGCAAGAAACCTCGGGAATATTATTTTTACTCCCAGAAGAACTATAAGGGATTTGAATGTCAGAAACAAACAAATAACAGTAACTGTCACTTGGACATGGAAAAATGAAAATTATACCCACAATATCTCAACAATAATAAGGAGTCCTCAATGA